GCGACCCCAAACAGTGGGTCCCTGTCATAGCCAAGGCAGGCGGCTCTGGCTACACCTTCCACATTGAAGCAACGGATGACAGCAAGGGTCTTGCGAAGCTCATTCGCGCTCATGGGATGCAGGTCGGTGTGGCGGTGAAGCCGGCAACGAATCTCACCCAAGAGCTGAAGGAACTGATTGAGGGCTGCTACGTGGATCAGGTCCTGGTCATGACTGTGGAGCCTGGATTCGGCGGACAGTCTTTCATGGCAGAGCGACTGTGCTTCATCGCCGAGCTGCGTCACAACTACCCACACCTAAACATTGGCGTCGATGGCGGTATCGGTCCCGGCACGGCGGAGCAGGCAGCCGACGCCGGCGCTAACATCCTAATCGCCGGTACGTCAGTGTTCAAGGCCAGCGACCGCAAGGCGgccatcgaggagctgcgcgcgtcGGCGAAGAGTGGGATCTCCAAGAACTCGCGGGGTTAAAAGTCGCTACCGAGGACGAGGTAAACTGTGATGTTGTGTTTTTCTTTAATCAACAGGGCCGTTCATGTTCAGCAGACCTGGCAGCGTCACGCATCGTTTAGTTTCTGGAGCGCGTCTTTGAT
The window above is part of the Leishmania panamensis strain MHOM/PA/94/PSC-1 chromosome 33 sequence genome. Proteins encoded here:
- a CDS encoding ribulose-5-phosphate 3-epimerase, putative (TriTrypDB/GeneDB-style sysID: LpmP.33.1650), which encodes MMPEFNRYNHEDKTTWLNAVEKPKAALEAIIDPSILAADFCQLGDEVASVISPAGGAVEWIHVDVMDGHMVPNISIGPGVVSSLRARFPNVFFDVHCMVSDPKQWVPVIAKAGGSGYTFHIEATDDSKGLAKLIRAHGMQVGVAVKPATNLTQELKELIEGCYVDQVLVMTVEPGFGGQSFMAERLCFIAELRHNYPHLNIGVDGGIGPGTAEQAADAGANILIAGTSVFKASDRKAAIEELRASAKSGISKNSRG